A window of Mus musculus strain C57BL/6J chromosome 3, GRCm38.p6 C57BL/6J genomic DNA:
CATAAAAGATGCTTTAATACTGAGTTGACATATGAACTCAATCACAAATATGTTAATTGAATCACTAATTGGATTCCAATAATTTACCATCACAGCCGGAGTCACAGTAACAGACAGGTTTTGTACAGGATAGGAAATCTGCAAGGGGCATAAAGACTTCACAACAACCTTCTACTAAGATCTTAAGCAAGTATCTTACACATAGAAAGTAAAAAGCTTCTTCAGATGACTGTGCAGAGTCCAACAGGAAAGACTGTCTTTTATAGTTCAACGATTCACTTCAGACAGCAGTGTATAAGGTGGACTTCCCGTTCCACCttagattcatttttttcttctggtgtTTTATTCCTTTTCAGTACTCTAGAAGAACAATTCACTTTGAGACCAATCTTTTATTTCCACACTGAAAGGAATTTAATAACAGCCAGAGTCtgagatttaaatatatatacaaaattaatATCATAACTAAATATTAGACTACATCAAATATTTCTAAATTGTGAGGAATATACTCACAGATTCTGCCATATTTACAAAAAATATGCCTACACTGAAACGTCAGCATCCAGAGAAGTGCAACTATTTTAACATCTCATTTTTCGTACTTTTCTGTGTGAACAAAATAGAGTTTTAATTATCTTTGGCTGGGTACCTTTGAAATAAAAGCTATATTCAtaaaactattaaataaaattttctaatgCTTCCCTATTTATagatatgcttttgttttgtatatgtatttatgttacCAAAAATATAGTCATTTAAAAAAGAGAACATTTATGTGAAATTTGtggataaaaacaaaattttcaaagTGGAATAAACTCAGTTTTGGAGATTTCTTACCAAATGGGTTCACTTTAgtgaaattatatttttacttaacTTAAATTGGTCTATTGTGGATGAACTCCAAAGAAGATAGTTCTACAGTGTCTGTAAACATGTTAGAGCTGTGGTGGAGGGGGTCAATTTTTTACAACTAAACTCAAATTGTTACAAAATTATGTTTTAGTCTGATTTAACTTTTAGTGTGAACTTTGTTTGCTCTCATGCAGGAATGGTAACAAAAGTTGTGTGGTTCCAAAAGGCTTTAGCAGTTAGCAAGAAACAGAAGAGCTGAGTTGCTCGCTTGTCATCCAAACAGTATCTACCTAAAGCAGGAATGGCTATAACAGAAATAAAGCAATTGTTTTCATTCCTTTTCAGTATGATAATTTCAGATTTTGATTCTGAACTAAAAAACAAACTTTCAACAGTAGTGCATTTGATCTGAACAACAACTAATTGCTCACTGATTATATAAGAATCTCTCCCATCATTGCCAAAACATTACTCGTATAGCAAATGTGTTTATTCTCTTGACGTTATCTTGAAGTCACCGCCTTAGGTAGCAAGCCATGTTTACCTATAGCATTCTCATTTGGGTTTCATCTTAGGAAagacaataaaaccaaaacaccCTAACAGAGAGCCTGTAGCTCCCTAGGGAAATCTGAGTTGTTTAGCAGCTTTTCATCAAGTGATGAGGGAGCCCATGGAGTCCACAGTGTGCCTGATGCAGATCCTACTGTGCTCTCAGAGATAACACTTACTTCTCCCTTTTAACCATGCTGGTGCCAACTCcttgttctgttttccttcccttctctactCATAATTCAACCTACAATCCAAGCATCGGTAATCAGAACGTTGTGCCATGGCAATCTGTTTATTTTTACCTCCTTCTGCCAGCCAGTTTTCCAGAAATAAAACTGCTGGGGCTTCGGTTCTGTTGCTTTTTGAGTCAATACAATGGGAGGTCTGCATGCACTGGCCAGAAAACCTTCCCTAACCAGATTGGCAGCGCTGGTTACAATTCACCCATGtgctttcacacctgtgtccttACACATTGGTAGCCTCCGAAAAAGAGTCAGTGGGGCCATTGTTCTTTTTGACTTCCAGGTTCTTTTTAGCCTTGAAGGTCATAGACACCTCCGAGTGAATGGCATCCAACCTCTGCTCACAGCGGAAGGCCGAGAGGAAAGCTTTTCTGTAGTTGCTATTCATCCAACCATAGAGAAGGGGGTTGGCAAAGGTGGAGCACATGGCGATAATGTGGAACACGGTGAAGATGAGTTTGTACTCCTTCAGGTCCAGGACGTGGCTGTCGATGTCCACAGCGAGTTGGAAGGCGTGGAGGGGTAGCCAGCTGACTGCAAACACCACTACCACGCACACCAGCATTTTGGTCATTTTGTGCCTTCGCTGATGGTAATGGTCACTTGCAGCTCCAGGACTGACGTGGTTCCTCAGCTTACTCCAGATACGGGTGTAGGAGAAAGATATGATGCCCAGAGGCAAAACGTACAGGATGAGCAGGGTGGAAAGGCTGTAGACTGTACCATACACACTCTTCTCTTCCCCAGGCCACTTCTCGGTACAGGCCACAATCTCAAAGTCAGGAATGATCTCAATCAGGGAGTATTCCCGGAAGATGGCCAGTGGACTTGCCAGCAGAGCGCTGATGCCCCAGGCCAGGCCAATGATCAGGAAGCTGATTCGCTTGGAGATCTTGCTCTCCAGGTGGTAGACAATGCAACGATGGCGGTCCAGAGCAATGACTGTCAAAGTTATTGTGGACACTTGTACCGCCAGACCCTGGGCATAGGGCACCAAATGGCACAAGACCGGACCCATTTTCCACTCTCCCATCAAGGTATAGGTAAGAGTGAATGGCAGGCACAGGGTGTTCACCAAAAGATCCGCCACAGCCAGGTTGGCAATAAAAAAGTTGGTTACTGTGCGCATGCTCTTGAATTTGATTACCACATGGATTACCAGGGAGTTGCCAACTACCCCTAGCAAGATGATGGAGCAGTAGGCCAATATGAGGATCACCTGCACCTCGACCAGTTTGGTGCTGTCTATGAGCTCCGGCTCCGGATCAGGGGGCAACTCACCTCTAGGAGTAGTGTGCCCTGGCCCATAGGGCTCCACTTTCACTTCTACAGTTTGATTCTCATCTGCCTCTGCACCTACCGGGCCCATCTTCAGAACCAGTTCACTCTCACTTGGCCTGTAAATAACACAAGAATCTATaataaaaatgacattaaaaaaaagttagtGAAACAGAGAACCATTCTAAAGGGATTGATTTAGTTTAGAGTGAGCTCTCTGGATAGCTGTGTTCTGATTCATCACACTGTAGATCTTGCAAAAGCTTGATGAAGCAAATCCTTTACATAAGTCGATTAACAACTAGGGATGGATGAACTCAGGAATTCAAAATATCTATGATCATGACAAAACTACACTTTCCTGTTAGAGAGAGAATCAGCTCCACAATGAGTGAGATcaaataaattccattttaatgCAAAATGAATGCAATAAAGTTTATCAATTTTATAATTGCTATGAAGTCAACACATTAACTTAAAGGAAAGTGTCACCCACTTAATTGTTTGAAATGTGTAAGTATACAGCAGCCTAAAATATAACAAAGGGGCAAACATCTGCATGTGCTGAGCACCTGATCTTTGGGAGATTAAAATAAGGCAAAACAGCTGGATTCTCACACAGCccttttttctttcacttcttgTGCACATAAGCCCCCCcccctctggtgtgtgtgtgtgggggggtgtgggtggTTCAGTGTGAACATCTGTGTCTATAGTCAAAAGCAACCCTCAGGTATCATTCCTCAGGTGCCATCcacattgttttttgagacaggccttcTCACTGGTCTGGAAGTCACCAACTAGAATGGTCTTTCTAACCAATAAGCCTCACCAATACAACTTTCTCCACCTTCTGCGTGTGACTgttcatgttgtgtgtgtgtgtgtatgtgtgtttatgtgtatggtatgtgtgagtgggtgtgattgtatgtgtgtgtgtgcagggttgtatgtatatatgtttgtgaatgtgtgtgtttgtgtgggtgtgtgtatatgtgtgtgagtgtgtgtgtgtgtgtgtgtgtgtgtgtgtgtgtgtgtgtgaatgctagCATGACAAGCACActgttcttttgattttttgCTAGGCCAGCTGATGTTAAAAATGGAACCTTGTGCAGAGGTGTTGCTTTGTTTAATGGTTTGAAAGCAACTCCCCACACAACATAGAACAAATACTACAAAGGTACTACATTAAAAATATGCCCAAGTTTAAACTTACCCCCAAAATTCTAAATGGAGAAGTTTGGGCACCTTTCTCTTCTACCATACACTGCTGAATTCCCCTGCCTGTGTGATCTTCTGCACCCAATACATTAAAGCCCTTAAAGCTTAAAAAAGAGATAAGCATTCTAGGTTTCCTTGTTTCCTTGAGCCCTCCTATGTTTACAAGGTCCCTGCCTTTGCAGGGGTGAGTGATGGGGCAGAATTTATGGGAAGAGGCAAACAATGACTggcccacacacactcacaaacatatatacatacaaccctgtacacacacatatacaatcacacccactcacacataccatacacacacacacacacacacacacacacacacacacacacacaaaacacaccacGAACAGTCACACGCAGAAGGTGGAGAAAGTTGTATTGGTGAGGCTCATTGGTTAGAAAGACCATTCTAGTTGGTGACTTCCAGACCAGTGAgaaggcctgtctcaaaaaacaatgtgGATGGCGCCTGAGGAATGACGACACTGACACTATTGATAATATTCTTCTATAGTTGCAGACAGCAGTCTAGCATAAATGTAGTCAGAGGGGCTTCGCACAGCAACTGTTGGAAGCTGACTCACAGACCTACAACCAAGTATTGAATGTAGCATGGGGAATCCTGAggaagggtggggagggagaggacaggGAACCAGGGGCTCAATGACAGCTAACCTAGGCTCCTGGGGGGCTCAGAGAGACTAATTGCCACCTAGAGAGCATGGGgcagacctaggccctctgcacttATGTAACAGCTGTGAGGCTGGGTCTTCATATAAGATTCCTAAAACAGGAACAGGGGCTGTCTTTGactacattgcctgcctttggatccctttcccataACTGGACTGCCTTGTGCAGCCTCAGTTGACAAGGATGCACCTAGTCTTGCAGAGGCTAGATATGCCTGAGCTGGTAGatgtccatgggaggcctcctctTTTCTGGGGAGAAGAGATGGATGGGGGATCACGTGAGAGAGGGAGacggggaggagagaagaggagggagaggacatTGTGAtccagatgtaaagtaaatacataATTCAGTCAATAAAAATTCTGAGAAAAACTGGGTGATATAAACGATGTAAGAACcagttttctcttagaaatgatGAAGTTTTCAGAAATATTTAGGGAAACTGATGTTAAAGTTTCCTAATATGATATGATGCCATAACATATAAAGGCTAAAAGAAAACAGATCCCCCAACTaggctgcctctctttctctctctccctcctgtctctTATCATCATTGATACTGCACTGGTTTTGTTTGGCTCAGTTTCTAATCATCATTATCCTTAAAGCCATGCATCTTATTTCtaattttccttcctcttctttttctgctgCTTTCATTTGTCAGTTCATTAGCCTAACAGGCAAAGCCATGGGCAATTCACCATGGTGGTACTGTATCATTTCCTGGGACACACATTCAACAAGCCTTTGTAAATCTGTATCCTGAAGGGAGACTCCTGCTGGGTGTTAAAACATAAGGCAACGCCTCTTCTAGAGtgcttaaaataatatatttgctTTGACTATGAATTCCCTGTTAAGTGTATAAAAACACCTAGATTCAATAAACTAGTGATGATACCTAGTGAATACACTCACAAAAGACTTCTGCAGTTAATTCATAAGATCTTTTAATGATGTTTTTAATCAGCCATAAGAGCATCTACTACCATTGGTAGATGAATCACACTTATTGAGCTCACAACCCATGCTGGCTGGCCCCATTGCCCCTGCTCTACTTCCCACCTTTCCTGCCTCTGTCCTATTCTGAACCACTGAGCTGCATAAGACCCTCCCTCACTTTCAGGCTCCCACTTAATCAGGATCCTGGTTGGGTTGAATCAATGCAAGGCACTGGAAGGAGATTACAAAGCAGGAGGCTTGCGGGGAgttggctcagtgaataaagagCTTGCCCTGCAAGTGGGGAGATATGAAAAGAGCCCATGTACAGCTGGAAGCTTAGTGCACAGCTATAATGCAGCTACTCTGACAGACAGGAGAACTCTCAGAAGCTTATGGGTCAGGCATCCTGGTGGATgtagagacccagtctcaaaaagaatCAAGGTGATGAGTAAAAACCTTGGCCTGAAGTTGTGTCCTCACCCCTGTATGTATGCTATGTCATACCTGCACTTGCACACATggatgtatgcatacatacatacatatcctaATAACACATTATATATGCcctatacacattcatatataccttacacatacatacatacatacatacatacatacatacatgcaagcatacatacatacataccctaAGTACACATCACATATgccctacacatacatacatacatacaccacacctgcacacatacgcacatacaccACACCCATACtagcacacacttatacatatgaacatgcatgcacacgtgtacacataaagctacacacatacacacacacactatacatgtataaataagtTTAA
This region includes:
- the Npy2r gene encoding neuropeptide Y receptor type 2 isoform 2 (isoform 2 is encoded by transcript variant 2), translating into MGPVGAEADENQTVEVKVEPYGPGHTTPRVIALDRHRCIVYHLESKISKRISFLIIGLAWGISALLASPLAIFREYSLIEIIPDFEIVACTEKWPGEEKSVYGTVYSLSTLLILYVLPLGIISFSYTRIWSKLRNHVSPGAASDHYHQRRHKMTKMLVCVVVVFAVSWLPLHAFQLAVDIDSHVLDLKEYKLIFTVFHIIAMCSTFANPLLYGWMNSNYRKAFLSAFRCEQRLDAIHSEVSMTFKAKKNLEVKKNNGPTDSFSEATNV
- the Npy2r gene encoding neuropeptide Y receptor type 2 isoform 1 (isoform 1 is encoded by transcript variant 1), producing MGPVGAEADENQTVEVKVEPYGPGHTTPRGELPPDPEPELIDSTKLVEVQVILILAYCSIILLGVVGNSLVIHVVIKFKSMRTVTNFFIANLAVADLLVNTLCLPFTLTYTLMGEWKMGPVLCHLVPYAQGLAVQVSTITLTVIALDRHRCIVYHLESKISKRISFLIIGLAWGISALLASPLAIFREYSLIEIIPDFEIVACTEKWPGEEKSVYGTVYSLSTLLILYVLPLGIISFSYTRIWSKLRNHVSPGAASDHYHQRRHKMTKMLVCVVVVFAVSWLPLHAFQLAVDIDSHVLDLKEYKLIFTVFHIIAMCSTFANPLLYGWMNSNYRKAFLSAFRCEQRLDAIHSEVSMTFKAKKNLEVKKNNGPTDSFSEATNV